A stretch of Desulfovibrio sp. UIB00 DNA encodes these proteins:
- a CDS encoding translation initiation factor IF-2: protein MAVLLGAFALPPVLLTGGAACAAEHTPGPPAAVSAADKPAPEGKDSQGNTADNTPAESASPTPADPLSPLENGPSASRPGPLPLPSPVLRSAHCPAAPLPPHAQRLCAEAAALLEALHTAAAALPNRRDIRMGITDFNEYTALAAELYTPLTEVDHAAAGGDSSAQSMTVTLLARPDAAETLLRLLRNPDALKVRRLLLADLMTATANARHVAQELAAADALPGSGGSGDASPGSGGTWYIAKATPPGQLTQHPPMPTPEDITKEAAQQKAQLNADALADTFAAAIAALDTLRLSPEGWLTSAESLAILEKAAVSLPQSAATRLLLGEALLQAGMPQRSIASCTAALELAPGLGRARYIRALAHWRLQQLALAEDDLSAVLEATTDAFPHTSDKVRLLRARGALRMLRSNEPGMCDDLAAACALGDCEGLAAARGQQMCLTSSRQEGAPPAADAVTPQPPARAGDTAAKP from the coding sequence ATGGCGGTTCTGCTGGGAGCTTTTGCCCTGCCGCCGGTTTTGTTGACCGGCGGTGCGGCATGCGCAGCAGAACACACGCCCGGCCCACCGGCGGCAGTCTCTGCCGCTGACAAACCAGCACCGGAGGGCAAGGACTCACAGGGCAATACAGCTGACAATACCCCAGCTGAAAGTGCCAGCCCAACTCCTGCTGATCCGCTCTCGCCTCTAGAAAATGGCCCCTCTGCTTCCAGACCAGGCCCCCTCCCCCTGCCATCGCCCGTTCTTCGCAGCGCGCACTGCCCCGCCGCGCCACTGCCCCCGCACGCCCAACGCCTGTGCGCGGAAGCCGCAGCCCTTCTTGAGGCCTTGCACACTGCCGCAGCAGCTCTGCCCAACAGGCGCGACATCCGCATGGGCATCACCGATTTCAACGAATACACAGCGCTGGCCGCTGAACTGTACACCCCGCTGACAGAGGTTGACCATGCTGCCGCTGGCGGGGATTCCAGCGCGCAAAGCATGACGGTTACCTTGCTGGCCCGGCCCGATGCGGCGGAAACACTGCTGCGGCTACTGCGCAATCCTGACGCCCTGAAAGTGCGGCGTTTGCTGCTGGCCGACCTGATGACCGCAACGGCAAATGCCCGGCATGTCGCTCAGGAACTCGCCGCCGCCGATGCCCTGCCTGGATCTGGCGGCTCCGGCGATGCGTCCCCCGGTTCTGGCGGTACATGGTATATTGCCAAGGCGACGCCGCCGGGGCAGTTGACCCAGCACCCGCCCATGCCTACCCCCGAAGACATCACCAAGGAGGCGGCGCAACAGAAAGCGCAGCTGAACGCTGATGCCCTGGCAGACACTTTTGCCGCCGCCATTGCGGCTCTGGATACACTGCGCCTTTCGCCCGAGGGTTGGCTGACCTCGGCAGAGTCTCTGGCAATCCTTGAAAAAGCTGCCGTCAGTCTGCCGCAGAGCGCAGCTACCCGGCTACTTCTGGGCGAGGCACTCTTGCAGGCGGGCATGCCGCAGCGCAGCATCGCTTCCTGCACTGCCGCGCTGGAACTTGCCCCCGGCCTTGGCCGCGCGCGGTACATCCGCGCACTGGCCCACTGGCGCTTGCAGCAACTGGCGCTTGCCGAAGATGACCTGAGCGCGGTGCTGGAAGCCACAACGGATGCTTTCCCCCACACATCGGACAAAGTTCGGCTTTTGCGGGCCCGTGGTGCGTTGCGCATGCTGCGCAGCAACGAACCCGGCATGTGCGATGATCTGGCCGCCGCCTGCGCTCTGGGCGATTGTGAAGGCCTTGCCGCCGCCCGAGGGCAACAGATGTGCCTTACATCTTCAAGGCAAGAGGGCGCCCCGCCCGCTGCGGATGCCGTCACGCCTCAACCACCCGCCAGGGCTGGCGACACGGCGGCAAAACCATGA